ATAGTTTTGAGCCGAAACGTAAAGATTATCCCAAATCACTGGATTACGACAGATTTTGCTACCAACTGTATTGCCAGCCAGTTTTTCCGACACCAAGTATTTCTTGTAATAGTTTGCCCATAAATGCTGTAGAAAATCTTCCGCGAAATCATCAAAAGGAATTAACCAGTTGTAGTTCTCATCCAAAAAGACTCGATAGGCAGCAACGATGGGCATAGCAATATCAGCCGGCGCACTAAACCCAAATGAGTAGCGGCTGTCGGGCAAAAGGGTATTCTTTCGTGCATCAATTGAAGCTAGGTCAATGACTCCTTTCTTGCGTGGGTTGGTGATGTGTTCCTCAATAGTCTTAAACAGCCTTTGCTCAATCCACAAAGATGCGGGTAATAGTGGCAACAATCTTGACAGCCTTTCTCTTTCTGCATCAGTTAAAGAGAGGTTATTGCTCACAGGTGGGTGCTTACCTTTAGTTTTAGTTTGGGGGTTGTATTTGTTTCTATCTAGGCAATTTACTAACTTAATTAAATGATTAACATTGCACTGCGGATTTTTGGGCGCACCACTTTGATGTTGATAGTAAGCAATGCGGAATTTCGTTTCTGACTCCATCTCTAATTTTGCTAAAAACTGTTTGAGAAAATTATAATCACCTCTGGCGTTTACCTTTGATCGCGCATCCACTGGGGCAGATGTATTGGATGCTAGGGCAATGTCTTTCGCTTCGTCTTCACTTAGCCCAATATGGATTGTGACTTTGACCCTGGCTAGAGAGAGGTCGTACTTATTTGCTCTAGCTTGCTTAAATGCTAATACTGTATGCCCACCGTTGATAATGCCATCGTTGCCGCCTTCATTAGCCTGTAGTACCTCTAACTCCAGTTCAGTTTTATTTTTGGGCAAAACCTTGTTAACACACAGTACAATTCCGTTATTTCTTTGAAAGAATTTTTCCGGCTGGGTGGTGAGTGAATCAAATAGTTGTTTGTACGTTGAGGTTTTAGGATTAGGTTCGCGGATATTTGGTTCTAGGGGTAGGTCGGAGGGAAAACTATCTACATAGGCGGTAGCAATAATGCAGTTAGAATTTGCATTGATGTACTGGTCTATTTTCAAAGTCCAATTCTTGGGCATATTCTTGTTCTTGTATAGGTCAACATACTTAACAAACACTTCCCTTTGGTGGGCCGTTGTCCGTTGAGTGCATCCATCAAGGTTGATTTCCTACCACCACTCACCCCAGCAATCACAATAAACTCGTTAGGTAAGAACGACAGCTAGATTTCATTGAGTAACGTTGTCGAGGCGAGTATGGGGTAGCTATTTTTCAATTGCAAGCCTTGGGGTTAGAAGAACTTGCTAGTTAAATATCCATTTTTAGCCCTCATCTCGGCTACCGACAAAGGAGAAGGTGGCTGAACATAATAATCAGGGACTAAAGGTTTATCTTGGCGGTCATATTTTAAATTCAAATCCAGCATTTTGATATGGCTAATGTGAGATCCCCAAACATCACATACTCTATCTCCTAATCCGATTGTGTCTAGATATTTAGGAAGCTCCATCCCACCATTCCAGCAAATGGGAATGCCTTCATTGTCAAAATGTTGGGTTAGCTCGTGACGTACAAAAGTTGCTGTTCCCCCACAAATTAGCACCTCATCCATAACAGCTATACCTTTTACCCATCGTAATAAGGCACGGGTGTATTCTTCACGAACTAGGGGTAATATCTTCTCGAATAAATCTACATCCAATTGTATTTGCTCTGGTTTATTTTTCCGTGATAATCGACGTAATGAGTCAAAATCCCCATCTCTGGCTTCTACTATTGCTTTAACTAAGCGTGAATCTTCTTTGGACAAACCTACCGCAGTTCTTTCAACAAACTGACTCACAAGCCAATTCATCCCTAAATCCGTTGATTCCGCTTTTGATGAATTGCCTTTCATTGAGAGGGTAAAACTAGCATTCCTATACCCCAACATCAACATTCCTATATTCTTTTGGAAATAGTTGACATTGACATTACGGCTGCGATACGTCAATAGTCCAGCCCCTTCTAGTGCCGCATTAAAACTTCTGATTTTACATTTGAACTTCCCTGTTGGTGTTTTGACACCTGTTTTTAATCTCTGTGTTAATTGTTTACCCAAATGATTGGCATGAGCTATTTCTCCTGGTGGCAACAATATTTGTAAATAAATCCCCAAATCAACTTTTACCCCCAATCCCAACCGCCGAATTGCCAACCACATCAATGCTGCTATCTTCGGTAGGGCATAACTGTATTTCAAGTCTCTGATTGCTGATGTCCCAGCAAAC
The Nostoc sp. C052 genome window above contains:
- a CDS encoding AIPR family protein → MPKNWTLKIDQYINANSNCIIATAYVDSFPSDLPLEPNIREPNPKTSTYKQLFDSLTTQPEKFFQRNNGIVLCVNKVLPKNKTELELEVLQANEGGNDGIINGGHTVLAFKQARANKYDLSLARVKVTIHIGLSEDEAKDIALASNTSAPVDARSKVNARGDYNFLKQFLAKLEMESETKFRIAYYQHQSGAPKNPQCNVNHLIKLVNCLDRNKYNPQTKTKGKHPPVSNNLSLTDAERERLSRLLPLLPASLWIEQRLFKTIEEHITNPRKKGVIDLASIDARKNTLLPDSRYSFGFSAPADIAMPIVAAYRVFLDENYNWLIPFDDFAEDFLQHLWANYYKKYLVSEKLAGNTVGSKICRNPVIWDNLYVSAQNYLNQQLLKIVESSNKREQLKKNSEVRIQESELMSGGFRPTA
- a CDS encoding ParM/StbA family protein gives rise to the protein MNRKSISDSAESTKVVLTLDLGASTTKAIAQVYPDGVPMVITMEPEIADVGYGSIEFLSSQSSVQDNTVWIGIGEEYYVLGALSKSMFAGTSAIRDLKYSYALPKIAALMWLAIRRLGLGVKVDLGIYLQILLPPGEIAHANHLGKQLTQRLKTGVKTPTGKFKCKIRSFNAALEGAGLLTYRSRNVNVNYFQKNIGMLMLGYRNASFTLSMKGNSSKAESTDLGMNWLVSQFVERTAVGLSKEDSRLVKAIVEARDGDFDSLRRLSRKNKPEQIQLDVDLFEKILPLVREEYTRALLRWVKGIAVMDEVLICGGTATFVRHELTQHFDNEGIPICWNGGMELPKYLDTIGLGDRVCDVWGSHISHIKMLDLNLKYDRQDKPLVPDYYVQPPSPLSVAEMRAKNGYLTSKFF